In Vigna unguiculata cultivar IT97K-499-35 chromosome 3, ASM411807v1, whole genome shotgun sequence, a single genomic region encodes these proteins:
- the LOC114179710 gene encoding L-ascorbate oxidase homolog, translated as MGGVTRISVMLVCLLAGVVFPTRAEDPYLYFTWNITYGTLAPAGVPQQVILINGEFPGPNINSTSNNNVVINVFNNLDEPFLFHWAGIQQRKNSWQDGVAGTNCPIQPGANFTYKFQVKDQIGSYFYYPSLGMHRAAGGFGGLRINSRLLIPVPYADPEDDYTVLAGDWYTKSHSTLAKLLDSGRALGRPQALLVNGQNAKGDGTDQPLFTMLPGKTYKYRLCNVGLKNSVNFRFQNHQMKLVEMEGSHTVQNVYDSLDVHLGQCYGVLVTADQEPKDYYIVASSRFTKIILTGKGIIRYVNGKGPAAPEIPEAPVGWAWSLNQFRSFRWNLTASAARPNPQGSYHYGQINITRTLKFVNTVSRDNGKLRYAINGVSHVESETPLKLAEYFGIGDKVFKYDTIPDEPPANLGTAVTLAPNVVKFEYRTFIEIIFENHEKSVQSYNLNGYSFFAVAIEPGTWTPEKRKNYNLLDGVSRHTIQVFPKSWAAIMLTFDNVGMWNLRSEIAENRYLGQQLYISVPTPERSLRDEYNMPDNGLLCGAVAGLPRPPSYV; from the exons ATGGGTGGAGTTACAAGGATTTCAGTGATGTTGGTTTGCCTCTTGGCAGGAGTGGTCTTCCCCACAAGGGCTGAAGATCCTTATCTCTACTTCACTTGGAACATAACCTACGGAACCCTAGCTCCGGCAGGGGTGCCCCAACAGGTTATTCTAATCAACGGCGAATTCCCAGGCCCCAACATCAATTCCACCAGCAACAACAACGTCGTCATCAATGTTTTCAACAACCTTGACGAGCCATTCCTTTTCCATTGGGCTGGAATTCAGCAAAGGAAGAACTCCTGGCAAGACGGCGTAGCAGGCACCAACTGCCCCATTCAACCAGGCGCCAATTTCACCTATAAATTCCAAGTCAAGGATCAGATCGGAAGCTATTTCTATTACCCAAGCCTCGGCATGCACCGCGCAGCCGGCGGCTTCGGGGGCCTCCGCATCAACAGCCGTTTGCTCATCCCAGTGCCCTACGCCGACCCCGAGGATGACTACACCGTGCTGGCAGGTGATTGGTACACCAAGAGTCACTCCACCCTCGCCAAGCTCCTCGACAGTGGCCGCGCCCTAGGCCGTCCTCAGGCCCTTCTCGTCAATGGCCAGAACGCCAAGGGTGACGGCACTGATCAGCCCCTCTTCACCATGCTTCCCGGTAAGACCTACAAGTACCGTCTTTGCAACGTGGGTCTCAAAAACTCCGTCAACTTCCGCTTCCAAAACCACCAGATGAAACTGGTTGAGATGGAAGGCTCCCACACCGTTCAGAACGTCTACGACTCCCTCGATGTTCACCTCGGCCAGTGCTATGGCGTCCTTGTCACCGCTGACCAAGAGCCCAAAGACTACTACATCGTTGCCTCTTCCCGCTTCACCAAAATCATCCTCACCGGAAAAGGAATCATCCGCTATGTCAACGGCAAGGGCCCAGCTGCCCCTGAAATCCCCGAGGCTCCCGTCGGCTGGGCATGGTCTCTCAATCAGTTCCGCTCCTTCCGCTGGAACTTGACCGCCAGCGCTGCCAGGCCAAATCCCCAGGGCTCCTACCACTACGGCCAGATCAACATCACTCGCACCCTCAAGTTCGTTAACACCGTCAGCAGGGATAACGGTAAGCTTCGCTACGCAATCAATGGTGTTTCACACGTCGAAAGCGAAACCCCACTCAAGCTCGCTGAGTACTTCGGTATCGGCGACAAGGTCTTCAAGTACGACACCATTCCCGATGAGCCACCAGCAAACCTTGGAACCGCCGTCACCTTGGCTCCCAACGTTGTCAAGTTCGAATACCGCACCTTCATCGAGATCATCTTCGAGAACCACGAGAAGAGCGTCCAGTCCTACAACCTTAACGGTTACTCCTTCTTCGCTGTGGC GATTGAGCCCGGCACTTGGACTCCCGAGAAGAGGAAGAACTACAATCTTCTGGATGGTGTGAGCAGACACACCATTCAGGTGTTCCCCAAGTCATGGGCTGCGATCATGTTGACATTCGACAACGTTGGAATGTGGAACTTGAGGTCGGAGATTGCTGAGAATAGGTACTTGGGACAACAGCTTTACATCAGTGTTCCAACTCCAGAACGGTCCCTCAGGGACGAGTACAACATGCCCGACAACGGTCTTTTGTGTGGCGCTGTCGCAGGTCTTCCAAGGCCACCATCATACGTCTAA